A window of the Homo sapiens chromosome 18, GRCh38.p14 Primary Assembly genome harbors these coding sequences:
- the SALL3 gene encoding sal-like protein 3 — MSRRKQAKPQHLKSDEELLPPDGAPEHAAPGEGAEDADSGPESRSGGEETSVCEKCCAEFFKWADFLEHQRSCTKLPPVLIVHEDAPAPPPEDFPEPSPASSPSERAESEAAEEAGAEGAEGEARPVEKEAEPMDAEPAGDTRAPRPPPAAPAPPTPAYGAPSTNVTLEALLSTKVAVAQFSQGARAAGGSGAGGGVAAAAVPLILEQLMALQQQQIHQLQLIEQIRSQVALMQRPPPRPSLSPAAAPSAPGPAPSQLPGLAALPLSAGAPAAAIAGSGPAAPAAFEGAQPLSRPESGASTPGGPAEPSAPAAPSAAPAPAAPAPAPAPQSAASSQPQSASTPPALAPGSLLGAAPGLPSPLLPQTSASGVIFPNPLVSIAATANALDPLSALMKHRKGKPPNVSVFEPKASAEDPFFKHKCRFCAKVFGSDSALQIHLRSHTGERPFKCNICGNRFSTKGNLKVHFQRHKEKYPHIQMNPYPVPEYLDNVPTCSGIPYGMSLPPEKPVTTWLDSKPVLPTVPTSVGLQLPPTVPGAHGYADSPSATPASRSPQRPSPASSECASLSPGLNHVESGVSATAESPQSLLGGPPLTKAEPVSLPCTNARAGDAPVGAQASAAPTSVDGAPTSLGSPGLPAVSEQFKAQFPFGGLLDSMQTSETSKLQQLVENIDKKMTDPNQCVICHRVLSCQSALKMHYRTHTGERPFKCKICGRAFTTKGNLKTHFGVHRAKPPLRVQHSCPICQKKFTNAVVLQQHIRMHMGGQIPNTPLPEGFQDAMDSELAYDDKNAETLSSYDDDMDENSMEDDAELKDAATDPAKPLLSYAGSCPPSPPSVISSIAALENQMKMIDSVMSCQQLTGLKSVENGSGESDRLSNDSSSAVGDLESRSAGSPALSESSSSQALSPAPSNGESFRSKSPGLGAPEEPQEIPLKTERPDSPAAAPGSGGAPGRAGIKEEAPFSLLFLSRERGKCPSTVCGVCGKPFACKSALEIHYRSHTKERPFVCALCRRGCSTMGNLKQHLLTHRLKELPSQLFDPNFALGPSQSTPSLISSAAPTMIKMEVNGHGKAMALGEGPPLPAGVQVPAGPQTVMGPGLAPMLAPPPRRTPKQHNCQSCGKTFSSASALQIHERTHTGEKPFGCTICGRAFTTKGNLKVHMGTHMWNNAPARRGRRLSVENPMALLGGDALKFSEMFQKDLAARAMNVDPSFWNQYAAAITNGLAMKNNEISVIQNGGIPQLPVSLGGSALPPLGSMASGMDKARTGSSPPIVSLDKASSETAASRPFTRFIEDNKEIGIN; from the exons CCGCCCCGGGGGAAGGTGCGGAGGACGCAGACAGCGGGCCCGAGAGCCGCAGCGGGGGCGAGGAGACCAGCGTGTGCGAGAAATGCTGCGCCGAGTTCTTCAAGTGGGCGGACTTCCTGGAGCACCAGCGGAGCTGCACCAAGCTCCCGCCCGTGCTGATCGTGCACGAGGACGCGCCCGCGCCGCCCCCCGAGGACTTCCCCGAGCCTTCGCCCGCCAGCTCCCCCAGCGAGCGCGCCGAAAGCGAGGCGGCCGAGGAGGCGGGTGCGGAGGGCGCGGAGGGCGAGGCCAGGCCGGTGGAGAAGGAGGCCGAGCCCATGGACGCGGAACCCGCGGGGGACACGCGCGCGCCCCGGCCCCCGCCTGCGGCCCCTGCACCCCCAACGCCCGCCTACGGCGCGCCCAGCACCAACGTGACCCTGGAGGCGCTGCTGAGCACCAAGGTGGCGGTGGCGCAGTTCTCGCAGGGCGCGCGCGCGGCAGGCGGCTCGGGAGCAGGTGGAGGCGTGGCAGCTGCAGCCGTGCCCCTGATCCTGGAACAGCTCATggccctgcagcagcagcagatcCACCAGCTGCAGCTCATCGAGCAGATCCGCAGCCAGGTGGCCCTCATGCAGCGCCCGCCGCCGCGGCCCTCACTCAGCCCCGCGGCCGCCCCGAGCGCACCGGGCCCGGCCCCCAGCCAGCTGCCCGGGCTGGCCGCGCTCCCGCTGTCGGCCGGGGCCCCTGCCGCCGCCATCGCGGGCTCGGGCCCCGCCGCCCCGGCCGCCTTCGAGGGCGCGCAGCCGCTGTCCCGGCCCGAGTCTGGCGCCAGCACCCCCGGCGGCCCTGCGGAGCCCAGCGCGCCCGCCGCCCCCAGCGCCGCCCCTGCCCCCGCTGCCCCCGCCCCGGCGCCAGCGCCGCAGAGCGCAGCCTCGTCGCAGCCGCAGAGCGCATCCACGCCGCCTGCCCTGGCCCCGGGGTCCCTGCTGGGTGCGGCGCCCGGCCTGCCAAGTCCGCTTCTACCTCAGACTTCCGCCAGCGGCGTCATCTTCCCCAACCCGCTGGTCAGCATCGCGGCCACGGCCAACGCTCTGGACCCGCTGTCCGCGCTCATGAAGCACCGCAAGGGCAAGCCGCCCAATGTGTCGGTGTTCGAGCCCAAAGCCAGCGCCGAGGACCCGTTCTTCAAGCACAAATGCCGCTTCTGCGCCAAGGTCTTCGGCAGCGACAGCGCGCTCCAGATCCACCTGCGCTCGCACACAGGCGAGCGGCCCTTCAAGTGCAACATCTGCGGGAACCGCTTCTCCACCAAAGGCAACCTGAAGGTGCACTTCCAGAGGCACAAGGAGAAGTACCCCCACATCCAGATGAACCCTTACCCGGTCCCCGAGTACCTGGACAACGTGCCCACCTGCTCGGGCATCCCCTACGGCATGTCGCTGCCCCCCGAGAAGCCCGTGACCACCTGGCTGGACAGCAAGCCCGTGCTGCCCACCGTGCCCACGTCCGTGGGGCTGCAACTGCCGCCCACTGTCCCTGGCGCGCACGGCTACGCCGACTCTCCCAGCGCCACCCCAGCCAGCCGCTCCCCGCAGAGGCCCTCGCCCGCCTCCAGCGAGTGCGCCTCCTTGTCCCCAGGCCTCAACCACGTGGAGTCCGGCGTGTCGGCCACCGCCGAGTCCCCACAGTCGCTCCTCGGCGGGCCGCCCCTCACTAAAGCCGAGCCCGTCAGCCTGCCCTGCACCAACGCCAGGGCCGGGGACGCTCCCGTGGGCGCGCAGGCTAGCGCTGCACCCACATCGGTGGACGGCGCACCCACGAGCCTCGGCAGCCCCGGGCTGCCCGCCGTCTCCGAGCAGTTCAAGGCCCAGTTTCCGTTCGGGGGGCTGCTAGACTCGATGCAAACGTCGGAAACCTCGAAGCTGCAGCAGCTGGTGGAGAACATCGACAAGAAGATGACGGACCCGAACCAGTGCGTCATCTGCCACCGGGTGCTGAGCTGCCAGAGCGCGCTGAAGATGCACTACCGGACGCACACGGGGGAGCGGCCGTTCAAGTGCAAGATCTGCGGCCGCGCCTTCACCACCAAGGGCAACCTCAAGACGCACTTCGGCGTGCACCGTGCAAAGCCGCCCCTGCGCGTGCAGCACTCCTGCCCCATCTGCCAGAAGAAGTTCACCAACGCCGTGGTCCTGCAGCAGCACATCCGCATGCACATGGGCGGCCAGATCCCCAACACGCCGCTGCCGGAGGGCTTCCAGGATGCCATGGACTCCGAGCTGGCCTACGACGACAAGAACGCGGAGACCCTGAGCAGCTACGATGACGACATGGACGAGAACTCCATGGAGGACGACGCTGAGCTGAAGGACGCGGCCACCGACCCGGCCAAGCCACTCCTGTCCTACGCGGGGTCCTGCCCGCCCTCCCCGCCCTCGGTCATCTCCAGCATTGCCGCCCTGGAGAACCAGATGAAGATGATCGACTCGGTCATGAGCTGCCAGCAGCTGACCGGCCTCAAGTCCGTGGAGAACGGGTCCGGGGAGAGTGACCGCCTGAGCAACGACTCCTCGTCGGCCGTGGGCGACCTGGAGAGCCGCAGCGCGGGCAGCCCCGCCCTGTCCGAGTCCTCGTCCTCGCAGGCCCTGTCGCCGGCCCCCAGCAATGGTGAGAGCTTCCGCTCCAAGTCCCCGGGCCTGGGCGCCCCGGAGGAGCCCCAGGAAATCCCGCTCAAGACCGAGAGGCCGGACAGCCCAGCCGCCGCCCCGGGCAGCGGAGGCGCCCCTGGCCGCGCGGGCATCAAGGAGGAGGCGCCCTTCAGCCTGCTGTTCCTGAGCAGGGAGCGGGGTAAGTGTCCCAGCactgtgtgtggtgtctgtggcAAGCCTTTTGCTTGCAAGAGCGCGTTGGAAATCCACTACCGCAGCCATACTAAGGAGCGGCCATTCGTCTGCGCGCTCTGCAGGCGAGGGTGCTCCACTATGGGTAATTTAAAACAGCACTTACTGACACACAGATTGAAAGAGCTGCCTTCTCAGTTATTTGACCCCAACTTTGCTCTAGGTCCCAGCCAAAGCACTCCTAGCCTGATCTCCAGCGCCGCACCCACCATGATCAAAATGGAAGTGAACGGTCACGGCAAGGCCATGGCGCTGGGCGAGGGTCCCCCGCTGCCCGCGGGCGTCCAGGTCCCCGCCGGGCCTCAGACAGTGATGGGCCCGGGCCTGGCGCCCATGCTGGCCCCCCCACCGCGCCGGACGCCCAAGCAGCACAACTGCCAGTCGTGCGGGAAGACCTTCTCCTCGGCCAGCGCCCTGCAGATCCATGAGCGCACGCACACCGGCGAGAAGCCGTTCGGCTGCACCATCTGCGGCCGGGCCTTCACCACTAAGGGCAACCTCAAG GTGCACATGGGGACACACATGTGGAATAACGCCCCCGCGAGACGCGGCCGCCGCCTGTCTGTGGAGAACCCCATGGCTCTCCTAGGGGGTGATGCCCTGAAGTTCTCTGAAATGTTCCAGAAGGACCTGGCAGCTCGGGCAATGAACGTCGACCCCAGTTTTTGGAACCAGTATGCTGCAGCCATCACTAACGGGCTCGCCATGAAGAACAACGAGATCTCCGTCATCCAGAACGGCGGCATCCCCCAGCTCCCCGTGAGTCTTGGGGGCAGCGCCCTCCCCCCTCTGGGCAGCATGGCCAGTGGGATGGACAAAGCACGCACTGGCAGTAGCCCACCCATCGTCAGCTTGGACAAAGCGAGCTCAGAAACAGCAGCCAGCCGCCCATTCACGCGGTTTATCGAGGATAACAAGGAGATTGGTATCAACTAG